A region of the Cricetulus griseus strain 17A/GY chromosome 7, alternate assembly CriGri-PICRH-1.0, whole genome shotgun sequence genome:
CAGCCCCTCACTGTATCTGGAACCCGGGGTTCAACTCACCATTCCTAAAACCATTGGTTATGGGGAACACTGGAGGATGAAAGAGAAAGTTTAGTGGAGGTAGTGATAAGTCTGGCTTCCTGTCCCGTGTCCCAGCCTtcacccccagcccctccccaggCACCTGACTTCAGGGTCTCCGGGAAGATTCCAGCTTCCAGAGCTCCATTCCCATAATGGAAACCTGTATGAGAGAGATTGGAGCAGGGAGGGCCAGGGCAGGGCAGCCAGATAGCCAGCTCTTGGCCAGGAGTTACAGAAAACACTAACTCAGAATGCAAAGGCAGagccccaaccccaccccagccTTGGAGGTGCAGCCATGTAATTTCAGCTACTTGGGGGAAGCTGAGAACCAAAATAGAGAGTAAAAAAGGCTTGGcatggtggtggcatatgccttttttttttttttccgagatagggtttctctgtgtagctttggagcctatcctggcactcgctctggagaccaggctggcctcgaactcacagagatcctcctgccccagcctcccgagtgctgggattaaaggcgtgtgccaccaacgcccggctcatggGCAACTTCTAAAGCTGCTATCTTTCCAATTTCCTTCTGACTGTCACTGTACCTCCGCTTCAGGCAGGGTCACAACTGGCACTGGCCACCATTGTGGAAGAGTGtaaaggtggggtttaaatgagtccataAGACCACAACCTAAGAGCtcaagccagcccctcctcttccttataagtgGTCACATCTGCACACTTAAAGCCATGCCCATGGgctgtggccaccaccacaagttcacagGCAAAGTAAGATGCCATTACAGGAGTGGATGTTGGGTGACTAAGAAATAGAacagtggtggcacgtgcctgtaatcctagcactctagaggcagagggacagaggcaggcagacctctatgaattccaggccagccttgtctacacagtgagattctgtctgagagagagggaaggcagggaaggagggacagggacagggagagagagacaagagacacaGGAATAGAGAGTCTGGCCCTGAGATAGACTTGCTGAGTACAGGATGGGCATTTAGAAGGTCTCACCAACTTTCTGTAGCTTGAAGCCACCATGGAAGCctaagggagaggaaactgtggatCAGCTATGACCCtggcctttccctctcctcttctggaGGTGGAATACAGAGAAACAtgatggaggaaggggagggagggaaaacactCTTCTCACCCAGCTCTGCTTCAGCTCCATAGCCATTGGAGGGCTGGTAACCTGTGAAAAGGGTGGGGTCAGTCAGTGATGGAGGGTGGGACTTTGCAGATCTCCTAAGGGCCACATATTGACCTAGGGAACCTTGGGGAAGAAGCAGGAACTCTTTACAAGAAATAGAACCAAAGGAAGATCTTAGAAAGCAACAAGAGATTTGAGGGTAGACTGTGGGAGGGTCTTCCAGGCCTTAGGGTACCTGAGGAGCTTGGGAACAAGGGTGATAAAGGACTTGatacccaagagagagagagagaaaggaatagaGAAGTTGAGGGCTTGTCCCTCTGAGATTCAGGActtggagacagacagaccccCACCTGCTTTCTGAGGCTTCAGTCCCCACTGGATGGCCGGGGTTGGTGCTAGAATGAGGGACACAGAAATTAGCCCTCACAGGGTCTCTCTGAGCTTCAGACGATATGACATCAGAAAATGCAGCCAGGGCCAGCCCCTCTCAGAGCCACATACCTCCTGGCACCCCACTACCCCCAGAGTCCACACTGACCTGGGGATTTACCATTTTGCActgggggcaggagctgggatttcaggcccCAGCTACCTCCTTTATCTGAAGGGACTCCTGGAGTGGGAGACCTGGGAAGGAGCTGTGGTGGAGCAATCCCACCACTGCAGGGACCTAGATTAGGGAGGGAGGTAAAGTGTGAGGAGTGGGCTCCAGGCAGTGGCTAACCCTGTGTCACTCAGAACACCTGAGCCAGGACAAGCCACAGTTTGCAGTGGCTTCCAGGACCTCTGCCATGTGACCTCTACCATGTGAGACAGCCAAGTTCTGTGGGCCATACTGTTCAGGGGGATGGCTCAGACAGGCAAAGGGCTCTTGCTGTCAACACACCcaacccctcctcctcccagccaTGCCCTCTGACTCCTCTCCTAACCTGACTGGGTTGCCATTCCATTTCCATTGTATCCTGACGAAGAAAAGAAGTAAACAAGGGGCAGGATAGGGTGGCTTTGCAGGAGAGGCAGGGGccacagaaggcagaggtgaATGGGTCTCTTTCACTTGCCTGTACTTGGAGGTTTCATTCCCCCTCCCAGGCATGGTGGAGATAGAGAACTGATCACATATACACAACCTTTCCAGGGAATGAAACTTCTGTGCGCCCCCACCCACCTGGGGGAATCCCCAGCCTGTTCTCTGGCATGTACCCTGGGAGGAAAGCAGGCTATGAGGACTGGGCTAACATTGGGTATATAAATATcaagggaggcaggaagagggacaAAAAGGGCCTCACCTGGCTTCAGAAGTTTCCCAGCCCCTCCCAGATCTGAGGTGACATGAACAGGGCATGGGGACCCCACCTTGCCCCTGGCCCTTCCCAGGACCATCTGTGCCTGAGGTGCCTTGTTCCCCTTCTGTGCTCCTTACCTGACTCTTGGCCTTGGCCTTGGAAGGCTCTAGCTCCCAGTCCATTTCTGTACCCTATGGAGACAAAAAGGGGTTACCCCTCCTCCAAAGACCTTTCCTCTGATCTCTATCTAGCATCTGACCTACAGCAcctacccctcctccccttcctggtCCAGAGTTAATGGGGACTGCAGGGTCGAgtgggcagagagagatggaagacagaagagcCCTATCAGGTTTTGCAGAGCCAGGGGGCCCCTTCAGATGGGTTCGAGAGTGAGTTTCCATTTGCTTCCTTTGCTCTACTTTCCCAGTCCCCCTGCTCCCCAAGCCCCTAGTATCTGCCTGTTGCCATTCTGAACTGGGAGGAGGATGAGGGGGAAGTGAATGGAACCAAAGTTAGGGTGGAAGGGACTTGGCCTCCCCTTTAGAGTCAGGCCAGAAACTACAGGCTCCTTTCGACCTCTGCAAACATGATAGGGGACAGTGGCAGAACAGGCAAACACAAACTGGATCCTTACCCAGCTGGATTCCAAGCCCATGCCCATTCCGAAATCCTGGGTATACAGATGGAGGGGGCCATTAAAGAGGGAACAAAGTTCAGGGCTTGTGGGGACAGGCGGTGGAAAGACAGGCTAGAGCTGGGCACACCTTGCTTCTGGGGCTTCATGTCTGTTCCatagtctgaaagagaaacagggtaCAAGTGAGAGATGCTAGGTTCCCTGCCTCTGGGCCTCATAAGCCTAGCCCTGCTCCTACCTTGTCCATAGCCATTTTGAGTGGCAGGGCCTGTGGGAAGATAAAGAAGATGCTGTAGTGGGCCATGGAAGAAGGGACCAGGATGAGGGTGGTCTCCTGGTGTCCCtcacctccctccctgcctcaccATCTCCAGTGTTCCTACTGATTTACAGACTTCCTTAATAGGAACTAAGCCTGGGCTCTCCTTGGAGACAGGTACAGGAAACCCCTTTCCCACCATGAGCTTAAGGACTAAGGATggtaaggaaagagagagagagagacagagacagagacagagagagacatacacagagagagacagagacagacagacagagacacacagagagacagagagagacacagagagacacagagagacagagacagacagagagagacagagaaagacagagagacagagacagacagacagagagacagagacagacagacagacagagaagggggCGCTATCCTCACCTGGCTTCTGAGGCTTCCCGCCAACTCCTACAATtggcaggagacagagaggggtTGTGTCAGGAATCCTGTCAGCCCTCTGTCCTCCTGACTCCTGTCGCTAGCCCTTCTCCCCATCTGCCTGGTTTCCCAACATCACTGCAAGACCCATGCCCAGAAGACCACACCTGGCAGGACATCCAGTCCGTTTCCATTCCCATATCCTGAggagaaaagggggtgggggtaaGATGGGGATCTCAAGAGGAAGCAGGGGAATGAGGGGGGGCTATCCCTTCTTCTAGACTCCTAAGTCTCCAGCTAAGAAACTTCATACCCTTCCCAGGTCTGTGAAGGAGGACAACACAGAATCCAAGCCTCAGGCTAGACCACCGATCTGTCCACCATTCTCTCAGGCTCAATCTTTGTGGCTCCAGCCCTCTAAGAGGCCTGTCTTTGCCTTAAGGTCTTCACCTGGCTGGGATCCTGTCGCAGGAAAGGCCCCAGCTCCCAGCCCACTTCcataaagagagagggagggagacgtGGTGGGGGTATTTATGGATCCAGGAGTGCATGCATGGTCAGGGAccctgtgctggttggttttgtcaacttgacagaagcctagagtttctgggaagagggactctgaattgagaaaatgcctccatcagattggcctgtgggggaTTTTCTTGATGGATggttaatgtgggagggcccagctcactatgGGCAGTGCTgctggtcctgggtgctataagaaagcgggttgagcaagccatgagaagcaagccagtaagcagtactcctcatggcttctgtatcagttCTTGTCCTGGCTTCCCTTCACCATGGACTGTGACCAGGACATTTAAGCCTAAGtgaaacctttcctccccaagttgctttggccatggtgttttatcacagcaatagaaactcaagCTAAAGCAGGGACAGACTCAAAGTAGAAAAGACTCACCTGGTTTCTGGGCTTTCCTGCCCCCTCCAAAGCCTGTAGGAGACATGCACAGCTGGTGAACACTGCTTGTTCACCCCCTGCCCCATACACACACGACCCCTACCTGCTCCAAATCCATTCTGGGCTGCCAGGCCTGTGTGAAGGGGAAAATAGGATATGGGGTTCAGTAGGATATGGGGCTTGGTGGAGGTGAAGGCTTTTTCTCTTGTACAAAACTAGAAACCTAGAATCCTGGAGGCCTGCTCTCAGCACCTCCTCAATTTTGTACCAACTCTGCCCCTCTGAGGCCTGAGAGGGGAGCACAGAGGGACACCCCAGGTGTGGCCCTTATCTCACTTGGCTAGACCCCCCAATCCATTCCCAAACCCTGCAGGGACAAGTGAAGGTGGAGATGATTCCAGAGGGAGCACTGTCATTGGAGGGAGACAGAATCGTTGGCAGGAGTGAGTCCCACCTGCCTTCTGGGGTGTTGCATGCGATCCAAAGCATGAGAGAGAaatggggagtgggtggggccCCAGGATGCCTCTTTTAGAACCCTAGTACCCTGGCTGTAATCTCTCCCAGTTCCCTGGTGCTCTCACCTGGCTGGGCTGCAGTTCCTATTCCATTCCCATTGCCAAACCCTGGGAGACAGCAGAAAAGAGTAAGGGGAGGCCAGGCTATGTAGGGTGAGTAGGCTGCACGGGGACACTGGGACAGGGCAGAGCTCACCTGGCTTTGGAGGTTTCATGCCCCCTCTGATGCCTGAGGAAGAAATAAGGACTCAGTGAGAAACCAAGAGTTCCCAGAACCCCAACCCCAGCACATACCCCAAAGCCCCAACCCCAGGGCatacccccaactcctcccatctCTTCCTTTACCTGGTCCATGGCCATTCTGAGCTGGGGGACctgtggggaagggagggatgaGCAAGGGGTAAAAGTCCCACAGTCAGTCCCCACTTCATACCATGTGAAAAAACAGGGTCCCTGGGGACTTTCCAGCCCTCCTCCTCATCGACTGTCCTCTAAAGCCTGAGAGGGGAAGGTGGGCTGTAGGCGTGTAGATGACCCTCCTGCAGATACACAGCCCACCAGCATCACCTGACTGGGCTCCCAGGCCAAGTCCATTCCCATTCCCGAATCCTGGGGACAGAGAAAAGTGTGGATGAAGGGGAGCTCAGGGCCcggggagagacaggcagaggaaCAGGTCAGGAAAGGGCTCACCTGGCTTCTGGGACTTCACACCTCCATAGTCTAGAGGAGAGACAAAGATCAAGGTGAAGGACCTGGGATTCCCATTTGGGGCCTCCCAAGGAGCCCAGTCCTGCTCCTGCCTGGTCCATAGCCATTCTGAGATGCAGGACCTAGTAGGGGGAAAGAAGGAGATGACATATCAGGAGTCTTTCTGGAATTCTGCCCAAGGTCTGAGCTCCATCTCCATCCACACACCGATAGATGTACATGGGTTTTAGGGGAGTCATATGTGCTCTCCTTAtgccattcttgttttctttgccaAACCCTGAGCTTCGAGTCCTAGCATCTTCTCACTATGTCCTTAGTAGCCTCTGAGTATTCAGACCTAGAGTGCTTATGGAAATCCCGCCAGAGTTTCTGTCTCCCAGGTCTGACTTTGGCAATCCCTCACTTTCTGCCCCTCGTCTGTCCTCTGCTGTTCCTCGGTctctttcctgtgtttctttcctcTGCTCATGTTCTAGAAGATGATGGTTCTGTCTTCTGCTATGAGCCTTTAACCTCCTTCTTGCCTCTCCAAAGTGAAGCCATATCCAGTTGCCTGAGTCTTCCCTTGGGTATCACAACCAGTCAGAAAAGCATCCTCCTCCTTCATCCACTCTATCTCCTGCCTTCTTGGCCACTCAGCCATTTCTAGAGCCCACAACCTCTTTCTGTGGGTGTCTCTTCCATGTTCCTCAAGCCTCcactagtttttttgtttttgtttttgttttttattttttatttttttcgagacagggtttctctgtgtagctttggagcctatcctggcactcactctggagaccaggctggcctcgaactcacagagatccgcctgcctctgcctcctgagtgctgggattaaagatgtgcgccaccaacgcccgacttctCCACCAGCTTTTCGTGGACCACAGCCAATTCCCCAACTTCTGGGGAATGCTTAGGGTGGCTCTTGTGACAGCCTCAGTATCATGCTGTTGTCCTATCTGTTTTCCCAACATGCTTCCACACCTGGCTAGCCCAGAATGGATGTGGTTTGTTGAATGAGTGTTTGCTGTGTGAGGCTAAATTGGAAAGCAAGCAAGTGGGTCTCACCTGGCTTCTGGGGTCTTTGTCCTTCTCCAATGCCTAGGGAAGAAGAGAGATATTTAGGCCTCTACATTAGCACTCCCACCAGGGGTGCTTGAAAAATCACAGTGCTTCACCTGGCTGGACTCCAGTTTCTGGGAAGGCCCCAGCTCCCAGCCCATTACCATCCCTAATTCCTGGGGAAAGAGTGAAAAAACAATGAGATTGGGAGTCTGGAGAAATGCAGGTGTATAAACACAAGGATGGTCATGGCAAGAGCCTCACCTGGTTTCTGGGGTTTTCCAACTCCTCCAAAGCCTGGAAGAGATGTGTAGGTGAGGTGCTCTCATTTCTGGGCTAGCTTCCTTCCAGAAACTCATCCCAGGACACCTGCATCTGTCCCTGTCCCCTTTTTTACCTACTCCAAAGTCATTCTGAACTGCAGGACTTGACTGGGGGTAAAGGGAATTGACATAGGAGCTGCCGATGCTCTTAAATGGGAGTGAGGCTGGAGCTGGCCAGCTCCTGGCTCCATCTGCCTTGTCCATGGACCTGTTCCTCATTCTTTAAATTCCTTCCCAATTGGAACTttacttcttgtttgtttgttttgagacagggtgtcactacaTGCACCTAACTGGtctgaactctctatgtagagtAACTCATAGAGAGTAACTCATAGAGtaactcttgaactcacagacatgtccctgcctcctgagtgctagccttaaaggcgtgtgccactaatgtCCTGAGAGAAAGTGTCACTTGTAAACGCTGGCTGACCCCTAATCACTATTAGCCTAGGGTGACCTTGATAGAGggtttctacctcccaaatgctaggattatttGTGCCACCGTGCcctgtttttgttctgttgttgtttggttgttgttatttCAAGGCAGGACTTCTTTGTGTAGTCTGGCTCAGGGATGTACTTGAGAGATTGGCTAAAGGAGTAACCTCCTAAAAACCCAGGCTTAGGGTCCCCAGGTAGGAGCCCTGGACTTGCCTCCCCATCAATGTACTTACTTTGCTGAGCCCCCAGGCTCTTTCCATTGCCGAATCCTAAAGGGAAAATTGGGTATTGAGTGGAGAGTTTGAGGGGGGCTTGGGAGTAAAAGAAGGTCACAGGTGGGAGGGGACAGTGGAAAGAATGGGTGCATGCTCACCTGGCTTCTGAGTCTTCATACCGGCTCCCAAGCCTGGGGGAAGACCCCAGCAAACTAAGCCACGTGCAGACCTCACACCACTCTGACTGTCTCAGAAATcaactttctcatttctttttttcagtacAAGAGATTAAATTTGAGGCCCTGTGCACACTGGGGAAATGCCCTATCACTGAACTATATACAGATGGTcttttacttttgtctttaattttatttatttatttatttttgtttttcgagacagggtttctctgtgtaactttggagcctatcctggtactcgctctggagaccaggctggccttgaactcacagagatccgcctgcctctgcctcgagagtgctgggactaaaggcgtgcgctaccaccgcctggcaattttatttattttaaaattccttgaCAATTTCATTAATGTATTTAATGGATTTTGGTtattttcacatatacacacatacatatgtacaaacacacacacaccattacctTCTCTTATTCCCTTCCCATCCTCATCCCactaattttttttgggggggtggggagcagggtctccctgtgtagcacTGACTGCCCTGGAATTCCATCTATAGACCAgaacttctgcctcccgagtactgggattaaggtgtgtgccaccactgcatggccccactatttatttttatctatttatttattgagaaagtCTGACTATGCAGCCCTACCTGGCCTGCAGCTCTCTCTACATACATACACTagcctctgctgcctgagtgctgcAAATAAAGAGATGCATCATCATGCCCActctatttagtttttgagacagggtctcatttaggCCAAAATGGCCTTGAGCTGCCTATGAaactgaagatggccttgaactcctagtcttcctacctctgcctctccaatgctgggattacaggtacatatCGCCAAACCCCGTTTatggggttctggggatcaaatccagacCTTGACCTGTGCTGGACAAGCACTGTTCTAGCTGAGATACATCACCAGCCTCTACTTTTTATGTCTGAGACAGGCTGCTGTCCCTAAGATTCCCAGCCTGGCCTTAAATTCTCTCATGAGCCCAGGCAGTCCTTAAACTTCCAGTCATTCTGTCCCAAGTctctgagattacaggtctgtgcTACAAGGCTGgattcctccttctttttttaatgtagccttagctggcccagaactcacagacatttgcctgcctctgcctcctgagcactggaattaaaggcgtgtaccacacTAGACTCCAGAAATCAGCTTTTGCTCTCCCAGACCATAACCTCCCCTAGATTCTCCCTTACCCTCATCTATAGATACCCAGTTTGGCCCAGGAGCCCTCACCTGGGTGGGCTCCAACTCCTGGGAAGGCCCCAGCTCCGATTCCATTCCCATTGCCAAACCCTGGGAGACAGCAGAAAAGAGTAAGGGGAGGCCAGGCTATGTAGGGTGAGTAGGCTGCACGGGGACACTGAGACAGGGCAGAGCTCACCTGGCTTTGGAGGTTTCATGCCCCCTCTGATGCCTGAGGAAGAAATAAGGACTCAGTGAGAAACCAAGAGCTCCCAGAACCCCAACCCCAGAATATACCCCAAAGCCCCAACCCCAGCACATACCCCCAAACTCCTCCCATCTCTTCCTTTACCTGGTCCATGGCCATTTTGAGGTGCAGGGGCTGTGGGCAGAGAGTGAGAGTCTGCAGCCAGACCAGTTTGAGGCTAGACTGAGGTGGTCCTGTTCTACTCCTATGGTATCCCTACCCCAGACATTTGTTTCCCAGGCCCCCGGCAGTTCTCTTAGGGAGCATGCCCAAAGATCAGCCTAGAAGACTGTCCCTAGACAGAGACTACTTCTCAAGCAACAGGTCTGGCAGGCCACTGAAGGGACCGGCTCTTGGAAGGTGATGCAGTGACAGAGATAGGGATAGGATAGGGAGAGGTGGAACCTAGAGATGACAGAGCTAAGCCGGGGATGCAGCatcagagggagaaaagaaagaaagaaaaaaagaaaggaaggaaggaaggaaggaaggaagggggctggagagatggctcagaggttaaaagctctggcttctctttcaggggtcctgagttcaattcccagagcccacatggtggctcacaaccatctgtaataataagatctggtgccctcttctgatcagcaggcatacatgtagccagaatactgtatacataataaataaataaatctttagaaaaaaggaaggaagaaagaaaagaaaagcaggccTTCTCCTCACCTGGCTTCATGCTCCCTCCTAGGCCAGAGACAGACATAACAAGGTTGATATCCACTGTCCTCTGATTAAAACTGTGCCCTGAGTCCTCTTCACCACCCCCACAGTTACTTTACCACCCTGCCTCAGTTACTCTCACCCGACAGACCTTCCTGCTTCAGGGGACCCACTGATGCCCAAGCCATTTCTGCCATTAAATATGGAGGAGAGAGTGGTAGGCCATGGGTGGACATGTTTGGGGGACATAGGGAGCTGACCCCTGCCCTTCATCTAGAACCAGCCTCTCTCCTTTTGGTCCCAGGGGTCCTTACCTGGCTGAGCTGCCACCCCTGCAAAGACTCTAGCTCCTAGCCCAGGTCCATATCCTGGGGTGAAAGAAccagaaagaagaataaagaagggCTGGGGACATCAGGCAGAGAGGAACAGCATGGAGAGGGTTCTCACCTGATTTCTGGGGCATCACAACCCCTCCAAAGCCTAAGGAAAGAGATGAGGCAGATGATGGGGCCCAGGGACCAAGCCTTCCTCCTGGATTCTCTGTTCCATATCCATTCTGAACTGAGAGGCCTAAGGTGGTGACTCAGGCTGAGCTAAACTAGTGGTGAAACAGGGTTTCctgttctctcctccccacaCCTGACACCAGAGGTTGTCATAGTCTCTCCTGGCCGCCTTTCCTAAGCCACTAGTTCTGTTTCCTTAGGGCCAGGGGAACTAACCTAGTGTTCCCAAGCCTCCCCGCATGGCAGCTCCACTTTTACCTGGTCCATAGCCATTTGGAGCTGGAAAGCCTGTGAGGTGAGAAAGAACTGAGTTGAGGAAGTGTTGGGTCCCAGCTGAAGTAGGGGAGCCTTGAAATTCTTCTCTGAGACCAAGATAGACACTAACACTTCTAAATGTCTCCTCAGTCCCCATCATTCACCAGTTCTTGTCTCAGAGGCAACAGTTGCCCTAAATGTTGACATCCTCCCACCTCACCATGCTCACCTGGCTGGGGGTTTCTAAGTCCCAGTTAGacagatggaggccagaggtgcaagagagacagacagagctagGTTGGTAGGGCTCACCTGGCTTTTGAGGTTTAACATCTCCTCCAAaggctggagagaaagaaagcaggtgaGTGCGAAGGGGCACCAGGCTGATGGTCTCCCAGAACTACCCATTGCTCccattgtcattgtcatcacTGGGTCTTCCCACCTTCTGGGGCTATGTTCAGATCAATATAAGGAAGAATGTGCATAGCATTAACCATCCTTCCCTAAACtctcagtgatcttcctgcctcaggctctgagTTTGGGGTTTACTGGTGTGAGCCATCATACCCCCTGCTTCTGAGTTATCTGTTTACCTGTATCCACTTTCCCTGCTGCTGTCTGGCCCTCCTTTTGGGGGAGAGAGACTAGAGTGTCCTGCCCTGCCCTCAAGCTCTCACTTCGACTCACCTGTTCCTGGTCCATTGGAGGGGCTGTAGCCTGGAGGAGAAATGAGAAGTTTACTCTAGGAATGGGCAGAAGGGTAGCAGCGTCTCTGGGCCACCCTGCCTGCACCTCTTACAATTTAGCCTCATATGTAGCTATTTGGACTGCCAAAGCCTGTTGAGTTGGGTAGAATTTAGAAAGTAGCCTGGATGGCTAAATGTGGATGTCACATCTgtttctgaacctcagtttctcctctgGTCACATAAGGAGGCATAAGGACAGAACCAAGGGAACAGTTTGGGATTAGGAAACTGAAGCTGAGTTCCTGGCATGGACGGAGGTGTCCAAGCTCTACCCCTGAATATTTGAGGGCCAGAGCTCACTTTGCTCTCCTTCTCACCTATGTATagccctctcctcccatccaaaGATCCTCACCTTTGGACCCTTCCCTTTCTGGaaattcccttcctttcccctcctaaCTCTTCTCTTCATCTAGTCTCAGCGATCACTCCTCCTACCCTTAGGACCCCATCGGCCCCTTCATGACACTCAGGCCTATTCCCAAAGCCTTGAAGTcacctctcacccccacccctgccttccaGCTCACTTGCCC
Encoded here:
- the LOC113836621 gene encoding uncharacterized protein LOC113836621, which gives rise to MVNPQVSVDSGGSGVPGAPTPAIQWGLKPQKAGYQPSNGYGAEAELGFHGGFKLQKVGICHHHAKPFLLSILVLSFPQVAEITWLHLQGWGGVGALPLHSELVFSVTPGQELAIWLPCPGPPCSNLSHTGFHYGNGALEAGIFPETLKSVFPITNGFRNGRREETLLYPKATVPTLERNGQAEALQGSPRLALQHWGAGMKPGYGYAGLGNQAGPYGQLRPELGLEHFEEPEVKAVDVKSQLANGSRGHCPSGKC
- the LOC107977228 gene encoding uncharacterized protein LOC107977228, encoding MERAWGLSKALEELENPRNQELGMVMGWELGPSQKLESSQALEKDKDPRSQVLHLRMAMDQAGAGLGSLGGPKWESQVLHLDLCLSSRLWRCEVPEARIREWEWTWPGSPVRSPSSEWPWTRHQRGHETSKARVWQWEWNRNCSPARPGSPEWIWSRLWRGQESPETRIWEWKRTGCPARSWREASEARPCHSKWLWTRLWNRHEAPEARISEWAWAWNPAGVQKWTGS